The following nucleotide sequence is from uncultured Draconibacterium sp..
ACCTAAAAGAAAAATTAATTTTTTGAGTTTCATAATCGTGTATTTAAAATTTATATTACTTGTTTTTCTAAAAAATCTATTATAACAATAATAAATATTGTGCCAAAATTTAATATAATGCTGTATGACACATAGAACACATTTCTGATCTCCATGCTTCGGCAACATCTACAGGGTGTTGGAAATCTAAAGCCTCGAAAGCGGTAGAATATTGCATACTATCCTGCGTTCCCTGTGCGATGATGTTGTGACACAGCGAACAGTCTTTTGAAATTGTCTTGTTTTCGGTTGTTGCATGGCGGTCGTTATGACAACGATAACATCCGTCCGATTCCATATGTCCAATGTTATTTGGATATTCTTTCCAGCTTACTTTCATAAACGGAAAGATATTATTGGAATAATCTTCCTGAATGCTGGCTATTGCCTGATTTATTTCCGCTTTTTTTGTTTCGTAAACTTCGGGATAACCGCTTTCAAACCATTCTGTGATCTGGTTTTCGATAGCAATCATTGCCGTATCTTTGTTCGGATAATCCTGGTAAAGAGCCATCATGGCTGCCAGTTTTATGGCAGGTAGTTCGGTTGATATTTTTCCCTCTGCCATCGACTGATCGATAAAGTTTTGCGGAGCATTGTAATTGTGCGATGGCCTGTTGTGGCAATCTAAACAGTCCATTACACGTGTTTCCAGCGAATCGAGCTGGGCTTCCGAAACCATGCTCATCTCGTCAGTATAAATGTATTCTTCTCCGGTTTTTGTATTGGTATATTTTACCCACGGAATAATCTGACGTTTCTCGTCGAGTGCTTTGTATTCGATTTTCACCTCGGGGCTAATATGCTGGTGAATACCTTTTATTACACCTTGAGGAGTTACTTGTGTACTTGTTTTTACCTGTAAATGAATGATACGTTCGGTATTCTCTTCGTCGGTTAAGAAGGAATGTTTTACCCTCATTTTATTATCGTAGAATTTATCGGGCCAGTGACATTCTTCGCATGTTTCGCGTGCCGGACGCAAATTAGCAATTGGGGTGGGGATGGGTTGTGGGTATTTATTTGCCAAAACAGAATACACCTGGTATAAACCTGAAAGTTTACTTTTTACATACCAGCTGGCTCCCGAACCAACGTGGCACTCCACACAGGCAACACGCTCGTGCGACGAACCGTGATAGGTTACGTATTCCGGTTCCATAACTTCATGACATAACTTTCCACAAAATTCTACCGATTCGGTGTAGTGAAACGCTTCGTAACTGCCAACAGAAGATAAAATGAGCAGAAAAATTGTTCCAACGATAAAAATAGTACTGGCATTTCGTGTAGCCAGGTTGTTAAAATCTAAAATAGGCCAGTTTAAACGTTTACCTTCTTTTTCTGCCAATCGTGCTTTTTTCCGGTAGATACGCATTCCGATTGGGATCAAGAGCAATCCAACAACCATAAAACCCGGCAAGATTATAAAGATGAATAAACCAATATACTGTCCTCCAAATCCGAAGGCAATGTTTAATAAAAACAAGGCAAGGATACTAGCCAGGTTGAAAACAGCCAAAACTGCTCCCGAGATCGAAATCCAATTTCTTATTGAAGATGGTAATTTCATATTTTTTCGTTTATTGGTTTAATGTAATATCCAGTGAAACAAGATTGTAAAATTCCTTTAATTATTCAAGGTCAGGTACTTATTTATAAGTTGTCTATATACGTAATGCTTATTTGAAACTATGTTCTGAACATGAGATCTCAATATTTCTAAAGATTTATATATATGTCATATTTACTGTTTGTTATACTACTAAGTTACTAGGCTAAGGTATTGATAATTGTATTTTCATTTTTTTCGTTTTTTAGCCCTTTAATGGAAAATTAAAGAGTAAATTATCAGTATTACCATGATTACACCGGCGAAAAGTGCGGTGAATCCAAAAATTTTGATGGTTCTCATCTTTTCTTTTGTAAACTCTTTTTCAACGCGAACTTGATTAATTTTCCCTGATTTTACCAATTGCTCATATTCGTGAGGTCTATCTTTTTTGTATTCTTCTTCCAGAACATAACCAGTGAAAATTACGGTGTCCATCGGGAAGGATTCAGGGCGAAGGTGCGTATTAAAAAAATGAATGGTAAAAATAAATCCAACGGCAAGTAAAGCCTCGTCGCTATGAATAATTTGCGCAACATTAATGAGCCAACCGGGCAGGAACCTGGTAAAGACTTCGGGAAACCACAACATCAATCCGGTAGAGCCGATCACCAGCACTCCCCAAAATACGGCAAAGTAGTCGAATTTTTCCCAGTAGGTCCATCTGCCGTATTCCGGTCGCGGACCAATTCCTATAAACCATTTAATTGATGCCCAAAAGTCGCGTATGTCTTTTCTGTTAAACATCAGAGAGTTACTGCTGAAAATAAATTTGCTGACTTTTACTCCATGTTTAAATTTAACTTTTAATAACGCTACCACATGGAATATAAAATATCCGAAAGTGACCAGGGCGGCCGTTCGATGAATGAAGCCGGCAATATGAGCACCGCCAATGACGTCGGCCAAAAACTGGGCCCATTCCATGTAGGCAAATTTCAAAATCATTCCGGTAAGGGCAAGCAGGATGAAACTAACAATTACAAAAATGTGGGTTATCCTGTTTTTCTTCTGGAAGCGTCTGATATACATTTGTTTGCCTAATGGTTTTAGCTCATTTCGTTTTTTGATCATGGCACCCAGCGAACGGGGTATCCACAATAAGGTGTGTAGTCCGAAAAAGGCAAACACGCTTAAAAGTAATCCGGTCATCGCCCAAAAGGTGTAATATAGCCACGGGAAGTTACTTTTGTCGTAGTGGGTGGCATGGGTAAGGTAACCGGTAAATTTCATATTGGCATCGGTATGGCATTTGGCACAGGTTTGCACAATATTCCGCGGACTGATTGTTGATTTCGGATTGTCCATCCGGTAAATATTATGAGCACCGTGGCAGTCGGAACAACGTGCGGCCTGCAGATAACCCAATTGATACACTTTTCCGTGATAGGTTTCCAGGTAAGTTTCTGTCAGTTCCTGGTGACACTGTCCGCACTGCGAACTAATCTCCGACATAAATTTGCTTTCATGAACTTCCGAAATATTGTGGGCCGAGTGGCAGGTTTCGCAGGTAGGGAATTTCAACTCTTCGGTATTGGCATTAATTCCATGTTCACTATCAATGTACTGGTCGTAAATTCCTTTGTGGCAATTACCACATGTTTTGGCCAGGTTGGACGGATTCACCGATGATCGCTCATCATCTTCTTTCAACATGAAGTGTGTGGTGTGGCAGTCGGTGCAAATAGCGGCCGATAAGAGTCCTTTTTCCTCCAGGCTTCTTCCGTGAACACTTGTTGAATAATCGAAATAGGCATCGGTCTCCTTCAGATTTGTGCCAGCAACTGCCTGACCATTTTCTTTATGACATTCGCCGCAAAGTTTTGGTACAGCCGAGCGGAAAGTTGGTGAATTTTCATTTTCGGAAGGAATTACATGATGCGATCCATGACAATCGGTACAATATGGTGCATTTTCGTGTTTGGCAAAATAGGCTTCTCCATGGCCACTTTGGAAATAGATATCGGATTCTTCGGCGTGGCAACTCGAGCAGTCTACCTTACCCGATGTTTCGCACGGCCGGGCAATATTTGCGGTAACATCCGAGTGGCATTTTACGCAGGTAATGTTATTGTGAGCCGAATTAATAAATTCATTTACATCAACATGAAGAGAAACCTGTGCATCATCCACTATTTTGTGGATATCGGGTTGTTCGTGGCATTTTAAACAGGTTTTATCAGAAATGTTTTCGATAATATTTTTCAGTTCAACTTTATGTGGAGGATGGCAGTCGGTGCATGCCGGAATAGCCCCCGGGCTTTTCTCCCAAAGTTCCTTGTTGATGATCTTTATATGTACATCTTCAATTCGTGCATGGCATTGCATACAGGTTGCAGCAATGTTTTTCTCCGAAATGCTGGAATTCATATTGGTGTGGGGGAGAATAAGGTGGTTGCCGTGACAATTATTACATGTGGCTGTAACGACCAGTCCACTGTTAAATAGTCCTTTTCCGTGAATGCCCTGTGTGTAGTTCTCAACAATGTTGTGCTCGCCAATATTGTAAGCTCGTGCAACCGGTGCGCCTTCGCGGTGGCAGGTCCCACACAAAACGGGGATGTACATTTTGTACGTGCGCGATTGCGGATCGGCAGAGCTAAGTATCTGGTGCGTTCCGTGGCATTCGGCGCAGTTGGGCGCATTTCGTGAGCCTTTTTCAAAAGCTATTCCATGAACACCGTCCATGAATTTAGTCATAGCTTCGTCATGACAGTCGCCACAGTTTACAGGTTGCAGTTTATCGGCATGAGGAAATTCTTCTACGTCAGCATCGGTGTGGCACGAAATACATTCAAGGTAATTGTGTACTGATTTTTCAAGAATGCCGGCAGGAATATACCTCGAAACTTCCCGGCCGTTTACAATGGTAAAAAGTTCCGGGTCGTCGTGGCACATGGCACAATCATCGTTGGATTGTGCCATAAGTTGTAATCCGGGCAACAGGAGCAAACCGACGATTAAAAAGATTTTAACCAATCCTGAATTTGCTCCGGAGCGTACATCGAACAGATCTTTGGCTACTAATTTGTTACTCAAGTATTCCATGCTAAGCCGTTCTTTAATATGATTACTAAATTCCTCTTCTCAGCCTACCTTGCGAGCCAACCATGCATTAATTGTGTGCTACTATTTTCTGTTCAGTTTTCTTTTTACTCCCTATTCCTGCTTCGTTTCTCTTGTTTATCAATGACTTACTTTTCTCCTGGTATATTTTTATACGTGGTGCCACCCATTTACAATACTTCTGAAATTATCAAGCGGCGACTTGCCAATTGATGCAATGTAAAGGTGGATGATCAGGAATATGGAAATAAAGAATCCCATAGCTGAATGCGTTACAGCAGTGATAAGAACACCGCTGATGTTGTATATTTTATTAAAAATCAACTCCGGAAACATCAATCCGATACCACTAATTATTACCAGTGGAACAATCAAATACATAACAGCCAGGTAGGTATATTTTTGCAGCGGATTAAACTTTCGTTTCTCAGAAAGCGGGTAGGGGGCTTTCATTCCGTGAAACATTCCCCATGCATAATAGTAAGCCTGTTTCATCGGGCGTTTCAAAAAATTCTTTGGTTTAACGATATAAAACTTTTTATTTGAGGTTACCATGTTCCCAATTAAAAACAGCAGGTAATTTAAAGTAACGATCACTCCTGCATAATTGTGAACGGTAATAATTAGTTTAAAGCTAATTAGCGAGTCCTCAAAACCCGAGTTCATACTTATTCCGGTAATGATAAGAAGAATAATACCCAAGGCGTTTATACCATGCCAAATGCGTAACCAAAGCGGGTAGAAATATATTTTGTTCTCTGAGCTCATTGTTATTTCTTTTTGATGATAGTTCTAAATATTACGTGGATGATAATTCCAGCCATTGCTGCAAAAAAGATAATTAAACTAATTGTTCTCAAAATTGGAATTTGGTGCGATCCAATCACGTAATTTTCATTCGAGAGCACTCCAAGTGCAGTTCCGTCTTCGGCTCTTTCCTGCAGGTTCTGGTATTTGTATAACGATGCCTTTAGCAATGAATTTGCAGAGTGACATTCAGCGCAACGGCGAACAGCTTCTTCTTTTGCAAGAATGTTGTGCGACACCATTAAGTCGTCTTCAACTGCGGTATGGCACTCGATACAACGTACGTGTTTAAAATGGAGCTCCTGGTTTGGCAACCAGTTGTGAATATCAACAACGGCCGCTTTTAAATCGCCGGATACCAGGCTATATTTTTTTATATCATTATGGCACGATAAACACATGTTGTTACTGTTTTCAACAATCTCAACAATACTGCTACTTGTGCGGGCAGTGGTAGAGTAGTAGTGTTGGTTATGGCATTTTGAGCAGGTAAAGTTATCGCCAAAACCCTGACGGTGTATACTCTTATTTACTTCTTCGTCGATCTTTTCAAACTCATATTTTGCAAACGACTCGTCGCCGGCATGGCAATCCAGACATGTCATCATTGGTTCCAGCTTTAACGATGCAGCATGCGGATAGGTTGTATAGTCGAATGAGTGACAATCCGTGCAGTCGAAATTTTGATGAACACCTGTACGTAGTTTCACGGTATCAATCATCAGGTATGGATTCATCAGACGTTTTTCCTCGGTATCCATCATCTCGTTATGAAATGAATAGGTCTGTTGAGAGTGACACTTTAAACAATCGTGATTTTTGGGATCGTCGTAAAATTGCCCGAAACTTTTTAACGTAATCGTCAAAAGCATCAGAATTTGTAATGGAATGAAATATTTCATGGATTAAATCGTGTAAATAGATCTGAAGTTTGCAATAACTTTATGGAATGAAAAATGGTAATATCACTTTCCCGGATATTACCATCTTTATCATTTGTACATTTTAATCGATTAGAACATCCAGATACGAGTTATGGTAAATCCAATGGCCAAACCTTTCTTGTTTGTCCAGTCATTTTGGTTGTACATCATCATATCCTGAGGTAAAATTCCCTGTGCTGATCCGACATAAATCTGAAAAGCATGGGTGAATGTAAAGAATTCCACACCAACCGACACATTTTCTTTAGCATGTGTGTCCCAGGTGTATTGTTCTGTTATGTTATCAATCTTTAGTGGTTTATCGTAGTTGAAGATGAATGATCCTTGTGGCGAGAATTTAATTCGTCCACTAAAATGCAGTCCTACGACATCGTGATTGTAATCCCATCCAGCCATATTGTAATGGGTAAAACTCGCGGCGGCTTGTAATGCAGCCCAATCTCCGAATTTACGGGTAACCATTGCTTGTGAAAAATATGACAGTCTATCGTTAAAATCGATATAATTAGGCAATGTTTGTCCTTTTGTATCAACAATTTTTCCGGTACCAATCAATTCTGCATCTCTGCCATCAATTGCTACATTACCAAATAAGGTAACAGATATGGGCATACCACTGGTTTTTTGCTGAAGTACTTTCCACTTTGCACTGAAATCGGTGTACATGTTCCTTTTGGTAATACCTGCACCGATTTGGAAATTTTTGAGTGGAACATAGTTTAGGCCTAACCTAACATTTGCACTTCCATAAATTCCCCACAAGTCGGATTTCCCATTATCGATTGAACCGAATTTGTGTTGAATAACAAACTCCAGTGTTCGTGCATCGGGAATGTAAGAGGTTTGAGCATCGATCAGAATTCCGCTGTTAAAAGCGTAAACCGGATCTGCTTCCTCTTCCTGAGCAAACGAAGTGGAATAAGTTACTCCTAAAATAATCAGAATCAATATATATTTTTTCATCATTATCAGTTTAGGTTTTTAATTGTTTTGAGCTCCTTGCGTTATCCAGGTAAGTACCAGCGCGGCCTCTGCTGTAGAATATACCTGCGCATGGTTTCCCATAGGCTTGGTGTAAATCAAGCTCGAAGCAGGATCTGAAGTGTTAACATAGCGGCTGCTGTTTAACGAAGAATACGCATTTTCAGTAGTAAGGTCAGGGCTTTGACCACCGGTGGAATGGCACGTAACGCATTTTGAAGAAAAAATCGGAACGATTTGAGTTGAGAACGATACTTCAGGAGCATCCGGATCTGTCGGATCAACCGCCTCTTCTTCAACAATCCAATTGTACGCACAACCACCAAAAATCAATCCTATAACGAATATTGATAATATAATTTTTAGTGCTTTCATAATAATATTCAAGTTTGTGAAAAAAAAGACTTCCCGAGAGAAGTCTTTTCACTCTATTTCTTTTGATTAATTAGCGGCTGTTGTTTCGCTTAGTGCTTCTATGGTGTTGGTAAGAAGAGCAACAACATAGGTTGGATTATGAACACCCTCACTTTGGTCTTCTTCAACTACGGCATAATTATAAAAGGCGCCTGCAATATCAACCGGGTATGTTCCGGTAACTACATGACCGTCGTGAAGTATACCTTCTGCTTCCAGTAACTCCGCAAGT
It contains:
- a CDS encoding DUF5777 family beta-barrel protein; the encoded protein is MKKYILILIILGVTYSTSFAQEEEADPVYAFNSGILIDAQTSYIPDARTLEFVIQHKFGSIDNGKSDLWGIYGSANVRLGLNYVPLKNFQIGAGITKRNMYTDFSAKWKVLQQKTSGMPISVTLFGNVAIDGRDAELIGTGKIVDTKGQTLPNYIDFNDRLSYFSQAMVTRKFGDWAALQAAASFTHYNMAGWDYNHDVVGLHFSGRIKFSPQGSFIFNYDKPLKIDNITEQYTWDTHAKENVSVGVEFFTFTHAFQIYVGSAQGILPQDMMMYNQNDWTNKKGLAIGFTITRIWMF
- a CDS encoding NapC/NirT family cytochrome c → MKLPSSIRNWISISGAVLAVFNLASILALFLLNIAFGFGGQYIGLFIFIILPGFMVVGLLLIPIGMRIYRKKARLAEKEGKRLNWPILDFNNLATRNASTIFIVGTIFLLILSSVGSYEAFHYTESVEFCGKLCHEVMEPEYVTYHGSSHERVACVECHVGSGASWYVKSKLSGLYQVYSVLANKYPQPIPTPIANLRPARETCEECHWPDKFYDNKMRVKHSFLTDEENTERIIHLQVKTSTQVTPQGVIKGIHQHISPEVKIEYKALDEKRQIIPWVKYTNTKTGEEYIYTDEMSMVSEAQLDSLETRVMDCLDCHNRPSHNYNAPQNFIDQSMAEGKISTELPAIKLAAMMALYQDYPNKDTAMIAIENQITEWFESGYPEVYETKKAEINQAIASIQEDYSNNIFPFMKVSWKEYPNNIGHMESDGCYRCHNDRHATTENKTISKDCSLCHNIIAQGTQDSMQYSTAFEALDFQHPVDVAEAWRSEMCSMCHTALY
- a CDS encoding cytochrome c3 family protein, with the protein product MKYFIPLQILMLLTITLKSFGQFYDDPKNHDCLKCHSQQTYSFHNEMMDTEEKRLMNPYLMIDTVKLRTGVHQNFDCTDCHSFDYTTYPHAASLKLEPMMTCLDCHAGDESFAKYEFEKIDEEVNKSIHRQGFGDNFTCSKCHNQHYYSTTARTSSSIVEIVENSNNMCLSCHNDIKKYSLVSGDLKAAVVDIHNWLPNQELHFKHVRCIECHTAVEDDLMVSHNILAKEEAVRRCAECHSANSLLKASLYKYQNLQERAEDGTALGVLSNENYVIGSHQIPILRTISLIIFFAAMAGIIIHVIFRTIIKKK
- a CDS encoding cytochrome c3 family protein, which produces MEYLSNKLVAKDLFDVRSGANSGLVKIFLIVGLLLLPGLQLMAQSNDDCAMCHDDPELFTIVNGREVSRYIPAGILEKSVHNYLECISCHTDADVEEFPHADKLQPVNCGDCHDEAMTKFMDGVHGIAFEKGSRNAPNCAECHGTHQILSSADPQSRTYKMYIPVLCGTCHREGAPVARAYNIGEHNIVENYTQGIHGKGLFNSGLVVTATCNNCHGNHLILPHTNMNSSISEKNIAATCMQCHARIEDVHIKIINKELWEKSPGAIPACTDCHPPHKVELKNIIENISDKTCLKCHEQPDIHKIVDDAQVSLHVDVNEFINSAHNNITCVKCHSDVTANIARPCETSGKVDCSSCHAEESDIYFQSGHGEAYFAKHENAPYCTDCHGSHHVIPSENENSPTFRSAVPKLCGECHKENGQAVAGTNLKETDAYFDYSTSVHGRSLEEKGLLSAAICTDCHTTHFMLKEDDERSSVNPSNLAKTCGNCHKGIYDQYIDSEHGINANTEELKFPTCETCHSAHNISEVHESKFMSEISSQCGQCHQELTETYLETYHGKVYQLGYLQAARCSDCHGAHNIYRMDNPKSTISPRNIVQTCAKCHTDANMKFTGYLTHATHYDKSNFPWLYYTFWAMTGLLLSVFAFFGLHTLLWIPRSLGAMIKKRNELKPLGKQMYIRRFQKKNRITHIFVIVSFILLALTGMILKFAYMEWAQFLADVIGGAHIAGFIHRTAALVTFGYFIFHVVALLKVKFKHGVKVSKFIFSSNSLMFNRKDIRDFWASIKWFIGIGPRPEYGRWTYWEKFDYFAVFWGVLVIGSTGLMLWFPEVFTRFLPGWLINVAQIIHSDEALLAVGFIFTIHFFNTHLRPESFPMDTVIFTGYVLEEEYKKDRPHEYEQLVKSGKINQVRVEKEFTKEKMRTIKIFGFTALFAGVIMVILIIYSLIFH
- a CDS encoding cytochrome b/b6 domain-containing protein, whose protein sequence is MSSENKIYFYPLWLRIWHGINALGIILLIITGISMNSGFEDSLISFKLIITVHNYAGVIVTLNYLLFLIGNMVTSNKKFYIVKPKNFLKRPMKQAYYYAWGMFHGMKAPYPLSEKRKFNPLQKYTYLAVMYLIVPLVIISGIGLMFPELIFNKIYNISGVLITAVTHSAMGFFISIFLIIHLYIASIGKSPLDNFRSIVNGWHHV